A genomic segment from Aegilops tauschii subsp. strangulata cultivar AL8/78 chromosome 1, Aet v6.0, whole genome shotgun sequence encodes:
- the LOC109741834 gene encoding uncharacterized protein has product MPSPGAYAMVLDSTFSTERRACRFSRILIDGGGSMNILYRDTMEKLAIKEKQLLASQTVFHGIVPGLSYSPIGKIKIDVLFGDKVHFCRKPIWFEVVDLDNPYHALLGRPALAQFMAMPHYAYLKMKMSCPKGIITIAGDYQSRSRAPLPAVG; this is encoded by the coding sequence ATGCCCTCGCCGGGTGCTTATGCCATGGTGCTAGACTCCACCTTCTCAACGGAGAGGCGGGCTTGCCGTTTCTCCCGGATCCTGATAGACGGCGGCGGCAGCAtgaacatcctctaccgcgacaccatggagaagctggcCATCAAGGAGAAGCAGCTCCTGGCCAGTCAGACCGTTTTCCATGGCATCGTCCCCGGACTTTCCtactctccaatcggcaagatcaagatcgACGTCCTGTTCGGCGACAAGGTCCATTTCTGCCGCAAGCcaatctggtttgaggtggtAGATCTGGACAACCCCTACCATGCGCTCTTGGGCCGGCCTGCACTGGCACAATTCATGGCGATGCCGCattatgcctacctgaagatgaagatgtcgtgtcccaagggaATCATCACCATTGCTGGCGACTACCAAAGTCGCTCGCGTGCGCCGCTGCCAGCAGtcggctag